A stretch of Cupriavidus necator DNA encodes these proteins:
- a CDS encoding histidine phosphatase family protein has translation MDVVLIRHAQPQVPAGTCYGCLDLPLVAPLAPAAARIAAGLPTPDRIVASPLARALGTAQALVQALPGGAPAIDTEPRLREIDFGSWEGVAWDAIDRAALDQWAADLLHARPHGGEAPAQAMARVAGWAGTLATDGAECLWVVGHAGPMRMLAAHWLGVPLATTVNWALGFGASCGFTLGPGEVRLGWWNRAA, from the coding sequence ATGGATGTGGTCCTGATCCGCCATGCGCAGCCGCAGGTGCCGGCGGGCACCTGCTATGGCTGCCTCGACCTGCCGCTGGTGGCGCCGCTGGCGCCCGCAGCGGCGCGGATCGCCGCGGGCCTGCCCACGCCTGATCGCATTGTCGCCAGCCCGCTGGCGCGCGCGCTTGGCACCGCGCAGGCGCTGGTGCAGGCGCTGCCGGGCGGCGCGCCGGCCATCGATACCGAACCCCGGCTGCGCGAGATCGATTTCGGCAGCTGGGAGGGCGTGGCCTGGGATGCCATCGACCGCGCCGCGCTCGACCAGTGGGCGGCCGACCTGCTGCACGCGCGCCCGCATGGCGGCGAAGCGCCGGCGCAGGCGATGGCGCGGGTTGCCGGCTGGGCGGGAACGCTTGCCACGGATGGCGCTGAATGTCTCTGGGTGGTCGGCCATGCCGGCCCGATGCGCATGCTGGCCGCGCACTGGCTGGGCGTGCCGCTGGCGACGACGGTCAACTGGGCGTTGGGCTTCGGGGCCAGTTGTGGCTTCACGCTGGGGCCGGGAGAGGTCCGGCTCGGCTGGTGGAACCGCGCCGCCTGA
- the cobD gene encoding threonine-phosphate decarboxylase CobD, which translates to MSSALPRIRHGGDLLAAVRRYGRPAGDWLDLSTGINPDGYPVPALPAQAWQRLPQDDDGLAELAAQACGAPRALPVAGSQAAIRTLPGLLRPGRVGIAALGYSEYAPAFAAAGHAVAPLDEAAFAQAALADELDHLVVVNPNNPTGRMLPAATLLRWHAKLAARGGTLLVDEAFIDCLPDGSVAAHSGKAGLVVLRSIGKFYGLAGIRCGFVLAQPVLLDALRERLGHWTVSGPAREVARHALADHGWQDATRARLQACGAKLAALLDRHGLAPVMHPLFCWVPHGDAARLQHGLAQHGVWTRCFDAAGGCPPSLRLGLPPDQPHAWQRLDAALAAVTA; encoded by the coding sequence ATGAGCAGCGCCCTGCCCCGGATCCGCCACGGCGGCGACCTGCTTGCCGCGGTGCGCCGCTACGGCCGCCCCGCCGGCGACTGGCTCGACCTGTCCACCGGCATCAATCCCGACGGCTATCCGGTGCCGGCGCTGCCTGCGCAAGCGTGGCAACGGCTGCCGCAGGATGACGACGGACTGGCCGAGCTGGCCGCGCAGGCCTGCGGCGCGCCGCGGGCCTTGCCCGTCGCCGGCTCGCAGGCCGCCATCCGCACGCTGCCGGGTCTGCTGCGCCCGGGCCGCGTGGGCATCGCCGCGCTCGGCTACAGCGAATACGCGCCGGCCTTCGCTGCCGCGGGCCATGCGGTGGCGCCGCTGGATGAAGCGGCTTTCGCGCAGGCGGCGCTGGCCGACGAGCTCGACCATCTCGTCGTCGTCAACCCGAACAACCCGACCGGCCGCATGCTGCCCGCCGCAACGCTGCTGCGCTGGCACGCGAAGCTGGCGGCGCGCGGCGGCACGCTGCTGGTCGATGAAGCCTTTATCGACTGCCTGCCCGATGGCTCGGTGGCCGCGCACAGCGGCAAGGCCGGCCTGGTGGTGCTGCGCTCGATCGGCAAGTTCTATGGCCTGGCCGGCATCCGCTGCGGCTTCGTGCTGGCGCAGCCGGTACTGCTGGACGCGCTGCGCGAGCGCCTGGGCCATTGGACCGTATCGGGCCCGGCACGCGAGGTCGCGCGGCATGCGCTGGCCGACCACGGCTGGCAGGATGCCACCCGCGCGCGGCTGCAAGCATGCGGGGCGAAGCTGGCCGCGCTGCTGGACCGCCATGGCCTGGCGCCGGTGATGCATCCGCTGTTCTGCTGGGTGCCGCATGGCGACGCCGCACGGCTGCAGCACGGGCTCGCGCAACATGGCGTCTGGACCCGCTGCTTCGACGCCGCCGGCGGCTGCCCGCCGAGCCTGCGCCTGGGCCTGCCGCCGGACCAGCCGCACGCCTGGCAGCGGCTGGACGCGGCACTGGCCGCGGTCACTGCCTGA
- a CDS encoding cobalamin-binding protein — protein sequence MLNRLTPVIASTLLLAALPAAATVSAVDDAGQTVTLPQPARRVISLAPHVTEMIFAAGGGDRIVGTVSYSDYPPQAREIARVGDNKALDLERIAALKPDLIVVWRHGNAQRQTDRLRALGIPLFYSEPRRLAAIPENMEKLGTLLGTEATARRAADGFRQQVETLRKTYAARPPVTVFYQVWQQPLMTLNGQHLVSDMLALCGGRNLFAAETPLVPTVSVEAVIAGNPEAMLTAGMGATRSDQPLPDFEMWRRWKQVTAVARNNLFVIDGDLVNRAGPRVAQGAELICKDLETARKRRPAR from the coding sequence ATGCTGAACCGCCTGACGCCCGTTATCGCTTCCACGCTGCTGCTGGCAGCCCTGCCTGCCGCCGCCACGGTGTCTGCCGTCGACGACGCTGGCCAGACGGTGACACTGCCGCAGCCCGCGCGCCGCGTGATCTCGCTGGCGCCGCACGTCACCGAGATGATCTTCGCGGCCGGCGGCGGCGACCGCATCGTCGGCACGGTCAGCTACAGCGACTACCCGCCGCAGGCGCGCGAGATCGCGCGCGTGGGCGACAACAAGGCGCTGGACCTGGAGCGCATCGCCGCGCTCAAGCCGGACCTGATCGTGGTCTGGCGCCACGGCAATGCGCAGAGGCAGACCGACCGTCTGCGCGCGCTCGGCATCCCGTTGTTCTACAGCGAGCCGCGCAGGCTGGCCGCGATCCCGGAGAACATGGAGAAGCTCGGCACGCTGCTGGGCACCGAAGCCACCGCGCGGCGCGCTGCCGACGGCTTCCGCCAGCAGGTGGAGACGCTACGCAAGACTTACGCGGCCCGCCCGCCGGTGACGGTGTTCTACCAGGTCTGGCAGCAGCCGCTGATGACGCTCAACGGCCAGCACCTGGTCAGCGACATGCTGGCGCTGTGCGGCGGGCGCAACCTGTTCGCGGCCGAGACGCCGCTGGTGCCGACGGTGTCGGTCGAAGCGGTGATCGCGGGCAACCCGGAGGCGATGCTGACGGCGGGCATGGGCGCCACGCGCTCGGATCAGCCGCTGCCGGATTTCGAGATGTGGCGGCGCTGGAAGCAGGTCACGGCGGTGGCGCGCAACAACCTGTTCGTGATCGACGGCGACCTGGTCAACCGCGCCGGTCCGCGCGTGGCGCAAGGCGCCGAGCTGATCTGCAAGGACCTCGAAACGGCGCGCAAGCGCCGGCCCGCACGCTGA
- a CDS encoding CobD/CbiB family cobalamin biosynthesis protein: MLMLAWPACVAAALTGVLLDLWLGEPRRWHPLVGFGRIAAAFERRLNPAPHRGAPWRQRLAGLAGWCVLVLVPATLAWWLVDAAAGLHPVAALALHAVALYAALGARSLHQHIAPIAAALAAADLPAARTLTARIVSRDTTDADAEALARAACESALENGNDAVFGALFWFLVGGAPAVIVFRLANTLDAMWGYRTPRLLYFGWAAARIDDGLNLVPARLTALSYALLGATAQALHCWRTQAPAWSSPNAGPVMAAGAGAVGVRLGGPARYHGEIEQRPPLGAGPAPQAAHVTACLRLVERTLWLWLALAGASALAVLALATPA, from the coding sequence ATGCTGATGCTGGCCTGGCCGGCATGCGTGGCAGCGGCACTGACGGGCGTTCTGCTGGACCTCTGGCTGGGCGAGCCGCGCCGCTGGCATCCGCTGGTGGGCTTCGGCCGCATCGCTGCCGCGTTTGAGCGGCGGCTCAACCCTGCGCCGCACCGCGGTGCGCCCTGGCGCCAGCGCCTTGCCGGTCTCGCCGGCTGGTGTGTGCTGGTGCTGGTGCCGGCAACGCTCGCATGGTGGCTGGTCGACGCTGCGGCCGGCCTGCATCCTGTTGCCGCCCTGGCGCTGCATGCGGTGGCACTGTACGCCGCACTCGGCGCGCGCAGCCTGCACCAGCATATCGCCCCGATCGCCGCCGCCCTTGCCGCGGCGGACCTGCCCGCCGCGCGCACGCTGACCGCGCGCATCGTCTCGCGCGACACCACCGATGCCGATGCTGAAGCACTGGCCCGTGCCGCCTGCGAGTCGGCGCTGGAAAACGGCAACGACGCGGTCTTCGGCGCGCTGTTCTGGTTCCTGGTCGGCGGCGCGCCCGCCGTGATCGTGTTCCGGCTGGCCAATACGCTCGATGCGATGTGGGGCTACCGTACGCCGCGGCTGCTGTATTTCGGCTGGGCCGCGGCGCGCATCGACGACGGGCTCAACCTCGTGCCCGCGCGCCTGACCGCGCTGTCCTATGCGCTGCTCGGCGCCACCGCGCAGGCGTTGCATTGCTGGCGCACGCAGGCGCCGGCATGGTCAAGTCCCAATGCCGGCCCCGTGATGGCCGCGGGCGCCGGTGCGGTGGGCGTGCGACTCGGCGGCCCGGCGCGCTATCACGGCGAGATCGAGCAACGCCCGCCGCTGGGCGCCGGCCCCGCGCCGCAAGCCGCGCACGTGACGGCCTGCCTGCGGCTGGTCGAGCGCACCTTGTGGCTGTGGCTGGCGCTGGCAGGCGCCAGCGCGCTGGCCGTCCTTGCGCTTGCCACGCCGGCATGA